CGAAGAGATCGTGGCGTCGCTGCGGCCAAAGCTCGTTGCGCTCGAGCGCGAGTTTCCCGGAATTCGCATCGTCGAGCGTGGCCGGCAGAAGGACGTGGCCGAGAGCTTTGCCACGCTCCCGCTGGGCATGGCCGTGGCCGCAGGCTTGATCTTCGTGACGCTTGCCTGGCTGTTCTCCAGCTACCTGCAGCCGCTCATCGTCATGGCGGCCATTCCGTTCGCGACGGTGGGCATGATCTGGGGCCATCTCGCGCTCGGATTCGCCATGACCTTCCTCTCGCTCATCGGCTTCGTGGCGCTCTCGGGCATCGTTGTCAATGACTCGCTGATTTTCATGGAGTTCTTCAATGAGCGCAAGAGGCGATCCGCGAGCCTGCCCCTTGCACTGATCCGCGCGGGACGGGCGCGTCTGCGGCCCATCCTGCTCACGACCATCACGACCGTCCTGGGCTTGACGCCGCTGATGCTCGAGCAGTCGTTCCAAGCCCGATTCCTGATCCCCATGGCCATTACGATTGCGTGCGGACTCATGTCGGCCACGGCCATCATCCTGCTCGTTCTGCCGTCGATGCTGGCCATCCTCAACGACGTTAAGGTAGCGGCGCGAATGGCGTGGACCGGTTCCAGATCGAAGGTGAGCAACGGCAATGACGCGCTCGATGAGCCGACCTCCACGGCTTCGTAGGATCGCCCGTGGCGCGATCCGCCTGGGCATCATCGTCACTACCATGGGAGCGGTGCTCATGGCCGTTGGCCTGATCTTTTCGCCCGATCGGGCAATGATCTTTCCCGCGGCCATCGCCGGTCCGTTGCCACCCCCGCCAAAGGGCGTCGAGGCGTTGCAAACCGACGCGGGCCAGGTCTGGCTGCTCCCGGCATCGGCCGACGAACCCGCGCCACTCATGCTGCTGTTCCACGGCAACGGCGAGAACATCGCCAACCTGCTGCCGACGGCCAAGGCCTACCAGGCCCGGGGGTTGGCGGTCGCGATGGTCGAGTATCCCGGTTATGGCGGGACGGCTGGTCGCCCCACGCAGGCCTCTGTGACGAGGGCCGCGATTGCCGGCTACGACGAACTCGTGGCACGGAAAGACATCGATGGCGGGCGGATTCTGGCCCATGGTTTCTCGCTCGGAGGGGCGGTTGCAGCACAACTGGCGGAACAACGCTCGATTTCGGGGCTCATCCTCGAGTCAACGTTCACGAGCATGCCCGCCATGTACCGCTCCATGCGCATCCCCGGATTCCTGTGCCGAGACCCTTTCCGCACCGATCGAGTACTCGCAGGGTTCGATCGCCCGGTGCTCCTGCTGCATGGGCGAAACGACACCATCGTGCCGCCGTCGCACAGCGCCGAATTGCTTGCCATCTCGCCCGACGCCACGCTCCACGAGATGGACGGAGGCCACAACGACGGCCCGTCGGATCCCGCCGCGTACTGGCGCGCCATTGACGCCTTCGTCGGCCGCGCTCTCGATCGGTAGGTCAGCTCCGCAGACGCACGACGGCGCTCTTGCGTCGCCCGCCGTTGGCGAACTCGACCCGCACTCCGGTATCGAGATCGGCGCGCTCCATCACGGAGATGAGCTGCTCGACCGTGCGGACTTCGCGGTCGTTGATCGAAAGGATAACGTCGCCCGGCTTGAGTCCCAGGGCACTCGCGGGCGTCTGCGGATCAACGGCGATCACGTACACGCCCTGGCCGGGCATGCCCGGGAGATTCAAGGGCATGGACTCATCGATGGTGAGCCCCTGCACGCCAAGCGTCTCGACGGCCTTCGCACGCTCGTCGAGGGCTCGCTCCAACTCGGCCTTCTGCGCCTCCTGGGCCAACCGAATGAGTTCGTCGCCGCCGGTCACTTCGGCTTCGAGCCGCAGGGTCTGGCCATCGCGGATGATGTCGAGCGTAATCGGCGTGCCCGGCCGCGTGAGCCCGACGAGATTCCGAAGCCGGTTAAAGTTCTCGGTCTGTCGCCCATTGATCGCGATGATGACGTCGCCGGGCAGCACACCCGCCAAGTCGGCCGGCCCATCTTCGATCACGGTCTGCACGTAGACACCCACGGGCAGTTCCCGCCCTGTGTCGGCAGCGAGGTCGGTGGTGTTCACGAGATCGCTGACGCCCAGGAAGCCTTGTTCGAGCCGGCCGGTTTCACGCACGTTCTCGAAAACGCTGGTCGCGATGGCGCTCGGGATGGCAAAGCCGATGCCCACCGAGCCGCCGCCCGACGAGGCGATCATCGAGTTGATCCCGACCAGTTCGCCGTGCAGGTTGACCAGTGGCCCCCCGCTGTTGCCCGGATTGATCGCCGCGTCGGTCTGAATGAACTCTTCGAATCGGTCGACGCGTTGCCGGCTGGCGGTGCGAGGCGTGAGACCGCTCCGCCCCTTCGCGCTCACGATGCCGGCGGTGACGGTGTGGTCAAGGCCAAACGGACTCCCGACCGCCACGACCCAATCGCCCACCTGCAGCTCGTCGCTGTCGGCGATGCGCGCGGGCGTCAGGTCGCTGGCGTCCAGACGGAGCACGGCCAGGTCGGTACCGGGGTCCGACCCCACGATCTGAGCGGCCACTTCCCGTCCATCGGCGAGGGTGACGACGACTTCATCGGCGCCCTGGATCACGTGATGGTTGGTCAGGGCGAAACCGTCTGACGTCACGATGACGCCCGAGCCCACGCCCGAGGGCAGCGTCTCTTCCTGGCGCACGATGCGACCAAATCGATCGCGGACGCGACGGGAGACCTTGCGAGCAGTCTGAATGTGGATGACCGAAGGCTCGATGGTCTGGGACGCGTGGCGGAATACGCGACTGAGGCTTCCGGCGAAAGCCACATCGGCGCGCACCTCATCAGGGAGATCCTCATCCTGCACGCGGTCCTGGGAATGGGCAAACACCAGCCCGGACTGCGTGCCGCTGGGTTCCTGCTGAGCGCCCGCATCCGTGGGAAGCATCGAAGCGGCGATCCCGGTGACAGCCGCCAGTGTGGCGGCGCACAACACGGTCATCCTGATCGACATGCGCACCTCCTTGTAGGTCATGACCAACACTATTGACCGCGCCCGGCCCGTGTTCACTGTATCTTGGGACGCGCACCCCGAACATTGCCTGCGTTTGGTTTTTGCAAGGCATGCGATCCAGATCTAGGTACCGCGTGTATTGCCGAAGAGCTCGATTTGCAGCCGGTGGCAATAGCGCCAGCCTCGCGCCACGCAGGCGTCCACAAGCCATCCCAATGATGCCGGATCAGGGCTGGCGACCCCTTCGGGCATGAGCAGCACATCGCCCGACTCGACTTCGCGAAGCTGGCTGAGCAGTTGCTCGATCTCTGGCAGGTCGGTCTCAGACGCCACCACGAACTTCAGCTGGCGCTGGGGATGGTCGGCAAGCAACGCGTGTAGGGCCTGAAGATTGAGGCGCTGCCGCTCGTGTCGCACGGCAATGGCTCCGGAGGGGTCTCGCGGGTCATCGTGCGGCGTGCTGTTGGCCAGTTTGGGACTCAGGCTCAGCAGATCGCAATGAACCGAGCGATGGACGGTCCCGGCGGTTTCGATGGTGACGTGCACGCCCAGGTCCGCCAGGCCGCGCGCGAGATCGGCAATGGGTTCGAAGATCATTGGCTCGCCGCCGGTCAGCACCGCATGCCCGATGCGGCTGTCCCGCGCTTCTCGAAGGAGCTCGTCGATCGTGCGCCGGTCGCCCTTGGGCTCCCAGCTTGCATAGGGAGTATCGCACCAGCCGCAGCGGAGGTTGCATCCGGCCACGCGCACGAACCACGAGGGCATGCCCGTGAGCTTTCCCTCGCCCTGGATTGAGACAAAGGTCTCGGCAATGGGCAACGCAGCGGACGTCATGCGTACCTCGTGGGGTCATGCACGCCCGCGGCCTCGAAGCCTCGCCGACGAAGGATGCAGGCTTCGCAACGGCCGCAGGCGATCGGACCTGCACCATCGTCCGCAGGGTCATAGCACGAAGTCGTGAGCGAAAAGTCAACGCCCGCAGTCGCGCCCGCGCGCACGATGTCGGCCTTGCTCAACTCAAGAAGTGGCGTTCGCACCCGGAGCGGGCTGGCTCCCTGCGTGCCCCGGCGGGTTGCAAGCGTCGCGGCGCGGGCGAACGCATCGATGAAGTCTGGGCGACAATCGGGATACCCAGAGTAGTCCACGGCATTCACTCCGATGAAGACGTTCTGCGCCTCGTTCGTCTCGGCGTATGCGGTGGCAATGGACAGGAACACGAGGTTGCGCGCGGGCACGTACGTCGATGGGATTCCTTCGCTGCCAGGTTCGGCCTGGTCTTTGGGAACATCTCCGCCGGTGGTCAGCGAGGACCCTGCAAAGGGCCCCACGTCGAGGGTGTACACGGTGTGCGAGGCGGCGCCGAGGCTGCTGGCAACGGCGGCCGCACACCGCAATTCACCTCGATGACGTTGACCGTAGTCGAAGGAGAGCGCGTGGCACTCGTATCCCTCCTGGCGGGCCAGCGCGAGGCAGGTGGCGCTATCGAGCCCGCCACTGAGCAGGACGACCGCCCGGCTCATCTGGCACCGTCCTGCTTGACGAGGATCGCACCGCGGGGCGTCGCGCCGAGTTCCTTGAACTTGCGCTCGAAGTTGCTTCCGATCAGCCCGCCCTCCGGGGCCGACGGAAGCTTGGGCAGTGCATTCCGCTCGAACGGGACGTGGTGAAACCCCGACGGCACGGCCTCGCACCATGCCGCAAACTGTCGCTCGTAGAACGCCCAGAGCTCGTCGTGATCGGTGGCCAGGCGAAGTTCGCCACCCGGTCGAAGCACGCGCCAGGCATCAGCCAGGAATCCGTCCCGCAACACGCGATTCTTGTGGTGCTTGCGCTTCGGCCACGGATCGGAGTAGTACAGGTGGAGCGTGTGCACGCACGCGTCAGAGACGCGCCATTTCAGGAACGCGACCGCATCGCCTCGCAGCACCCGGACGTTGGACAGCACGCCGGACTCGCGATGACGCCGAACGCGATCGGCGGTGTAAAAGTAGACGTCCGGATCTTGCTCGATGGCAAGGAAATTGCTGTTCGGGCGAGCACGGGCAGCCTCGACGAGGTAGCCACCCTTGCCCGGTCCGACCTCGACCTCCAGCGGGCGATCAGGGTGCTCGAACCAGCGGGAGGGGTCGGCCTTGGCCGCATCGGGCCGTTGCAGCAAGTCGTCGGGCAGCGGGCCCAGTTCATCCCTGGTAACGCCCACGGCACCCGGGGCGTCGTCGAGCGTTCTTCCTCTCCCAAGATCGCTGGGCATCAGACCGGCTCCCTGGGTTGCAGCGTCTTGCTCATGATCAGGCTGAGGTAGTTCGTGTAGGGCCACTGCCACGTCTGCACGACGCGATAGCCGCGACGCTCGTAGTACTCGCGCAGCGGGGCATCGGGCTCGGCCATGCTCAGGGCGAGTTCCGTGGCGCCGAGCGCCAGGGTCTCCTGTTCCACGCGATTCAGCAGCGCCGAACCCACGCCACCGCGCTGAAGAGTCGGCTCGACGGCAAACTGCGAGAAGTGGGTCACGTCCTTGCGCAAGA
This portion of the Phycisphaerales bacterium genome encodes:
- a CDS encoding alpha/beta hydrolase encodes the protein MAVGLIFSPDRAMIFPAAIAGPLPPPPKGVEALQTDAGQVWLLPASADEPAPLMLLFHGNGENIANLLPTAKAYQARGLAVAMVEYPGYGGTAGRPTQASVTRAAIAGYDELVARKDIDGGRILAHGFSLGGAVAAQLAEQRSISGLILESTFTSMPAMYRSMRIPGFLCRDPFRTDRVLAGFDRPVLLLHGRNDTIVPPSHSAELLAISPDATLHEMDGGHNDGPSDPAAYWRAIDAFVGRALDR
- a CDS encoding trypsin-like peptidase domain-containing protein; translated protein: MSIRMTVLCAATLAAVTGIAASMLPTDAGAQQEPSGTQSGLVFAHSQDRVQDEDLPDEVRADVAFAGSLSRVFRHASQTIEPSVIHIQTARKVSRRVRDRFGRIVRQEETLPSGVGSGVIVTSDGFALTNHHVIQGADEVVVTLADGREVAAQIVGSDPGTDLAVLRLDASDLTPARIADSDELQVGDWVVAVGSPFGLDHTVTAGIVSAKGRSGLTPRTASRQRVDRFEEFIQTDAAINPGNSGGPLVNLHGELVGINSMIASSGGGSVGIGFAIPSAIATSVFENVRETGRLEQGFLGVSDLVNTTDLAADTGRELPVGVYVQTVIEDGPADLAGVLPGDVIIAINGRQTENFNRLRNLVGLTRPGTPITLDIIRDGQTLRLEAEVTGGDELIRLAQEAQKAELERALDERAKAVETLGVQGLTIDESMPLNLPGMPGQGVYVIAVDPQTPASALGLKPGDVILSINDREVRTVEQLISVMERADLDTGVRVEFANGGRRKSAVVRLRS
- a CDS encoding radical SAM protein, encoding MTSAALPIAETFVSIQGEGKLTGMPSWFVRVAGCNLRCGWCDTPYASWEPKGDRRTIDELLREARDSRIGHAVLTGGEPMIFEPIADLARGLADLGVHVTIETAGTVHRSVHCDLLSLSPKLANSTPHDDPRDPSGAIAVRHERQRLNLQALHALLADHPQRQLKFVVASETDLPEIEQLLSQLREVESGDVLLMPEGVASPDPASLGWLVDACVARGWRYCHRLQIELFGNTRGT
- the queC gene encoding 7-cyano-7-deazaguanine synthase QueC is translated as MSRAVVLLSGGLDSATCLALARQEGYECHALSFDYGQRHRGELRCAAAVASSLGAASHTVYTLDVGPFAGSSLTTGGDVPKDQAEPGSEGIPSTYVPARNLVFLSIATAYAETNEAQNVFIGVNAVDYSGYPDCRPDFIDAFARAATLATRRGTQGASPLRVRTPLLELSKADIVRAGATAGVDFSLTTSCYDPADDGAGPIACGRCEACILRRRGFEAAGVHDPTRYA